A DNA window from Streptomyces canus contains the following coding sequences:
- a CDS encoding AfsR/SARP family transcriptional regulator: protein MLVNLPVIYGTEGTAVDGGSPDLLRLEVLGPLRAWRGATPLQLGPVKRQAVLAALLLSQGAVVSHERLLDAVWGPEPPAGGTKVLPTHINSLRRTLDPRGTPPAESVIRSGKGWYRFVVEDVRLDDVELEERGGEALRTVAAGDLATGVDQLASAIGLFRGEPLAGLPGPFARDERQRLEERRRTLRLERVKCLVLLGRFGDALDAVGGASASSEADRYDESLTALRIRALYGRGRQAEALKAYEGLRILLRDELGADPGEELRRVYEAVLRQDDAFLLPPPPAPLGTRDGIVPAELPHDTPGFAGRGSELARLHALLPIDRGPANTVVISAIGGAAGIGKTALAVHWAHQVRDRFPDGQLYVNLHGFDHDRRPLEPREALELLLTGLGLAASEIPPDHEAQARVLRTLLAGRRVLVLLDNAASADQVRPLLPAGPTCCVLVTSRNRLGDLVARDGAHALPLDILQPDAARALLSRTLGAHRVDEDKPAVDELIRLCGSLPLALRVAAARLAGDPALRTADLVAEMTEGNRLDALEPDGDVGSPLRTAFSVSYGALAPGARRLFRLLGLFPGADFTAEAAAAFLDTPLSRARRLLGALAAAHLIEPVTAGRYRFHDLLREYAGERALAEETAPEREAALERVLLWYLHAVRATAGTGLFPELPADLRPGEHPGVPPAAEPGRWLDAERANLLAVIDHAGRHGPRPVAWCLASALFNQFWIHLSRNTWQTIAQAALEAAEAEGDLFGQSAMHSSLSATRWDRGHIRQAMEHATRALDISRELGWVAGEASALGLRAFSKWSMSRLSSAYDDLTTGLRLFHAVGNPHFEGFGLVGLGMVCRELGRLREAAGHLESALGLDEERTRWDDGPAIQVLGGVYWELGRLTDGLDLLGPAVVSDKRAGYRDGRMMMLNCLAKISVELGRHEEGLEQAERTLAMVGDTKRYWIMPGILNTVAAAHRGLARPDRALRADQEALALAREAAFNRGEADTLVSLAVTHQHLGRHDKARAHAEQALRLARDHSFRVVEGQALTALSRTAEAERDRATAAELAEQALTIHRETGHRLGEARTLMALARLHRTTDGTAAELLGQQARAVFADVGVPEEPDFGPLRPAG, encoded by the coding sequence ATGCTGGTGAACCTGCCGGTGATCTACGGGACGGAAGGCACGGCTGTGGACGGGGGATCTCCTGACCTGCTCCGATTAGAGGTGCTCGGACCGTTACGGGCCTGGCGCGGCGCGACACCGCTGCAGCTGGGCCCGGTCAAACGGCAGGCAGTGCTGGCCGCGCTGCTGCTGAGCCAGGGAGCCGTGGTCAGTCATGAGCGGCTGCTCGACGCGGTTTGGGGACCGGAGCCGCCCGCCGGCGGCACCAAGGTGCTCCCCACCCACATCAACTCCCTGCGCAGGACGCTCGATCCGCGAGGAACACCGCCCGCGGAGTCGGTGATCCGCAGCGGCAAGGGCTGGTACCGCTTCGTCGTCGAGGATGTCCGGCTCGACGACGTGGAGCTGGAGGAGCGGGGCGGCGAGGCACTGCGCACCGTCGCGGCCGGTGATCTGGCCACCGGCGTGGACCAACTGGCGTCCGCCATCGGGCTGTTCAGGGGAGAGCCACTGGCCGGCCTGCCGGGACCGTTCGCGCGGGACGAGCGGCAGCGGCTGGAGGAACGCCGGCGGACGCTCCGGCTGGAACGGGTCAAGTGCCTTGTCCTGCTGGGCCGTTTCGGCGACGCCCTCGACGCCGTCGGCGGGGCGTCCGCGTCCTCGGAGGCCGACCGTTACGACGAGTCGCTGACGGCCCTGCGGATACGGGCCCTGTACGGCCGTGGACGCCAGGCGGAGGCGCTCAAGGCCTACGAGGGCCTGCGCATACTCCTGCGCGACGAGCTCGGCGCGGACCCTGGTGAGGAACTGCGCCGGGTGTACGAGGCGGTGCTGCGACAGGACGACGCGTTCCTGCTGCCTCCCCCGCCGGCTCCCCTCGGGACGCGTGACGGCATCGTCCCCGCCGAACTCCCGCACGACACACCGGGGTTCGCGGGCCGCGGCAGCGAACTGGCCCGGCTCCACGCACTGCTGCCCATCGATCGGGGCCCGGCGAACACCGTCGTCATCTCAGCCATCGGCGGAGCCGCAGGCATCGGCAAGACCGCGCTGGCCGTGCACTGGGCCCACCAGGTCCGCGACCGCTTCCCGGACGGCCAGCTCTACGTCAACCTGCACGGCTTCGACCACGACCGCCGCCCCCTGGAACCGCGCGAGGCCCTCGAACTGCTGCTGACCGGCCTGGGCCTCGCGGCCTCGGAGATCCCCCCGGACCACGAGGCCCAGGCCCGCGTCCTGCGCACCCTGCTGGCCGGCCGACGGGTCCTCGTCCTCCTGGACAACGCGGCCTCCGCCGATCAGGTACGACCGCTGCTCCCGGCCGGCCCCACCTGCTGCGTCCTCGTCACCAGCCGCAACCGCCTCGGCGACCTCGTCGCCCGCGACGGCGCCCACGCCCTGCCCCTGGACATCCTCCAGCCGGACGCGGCCCGCGCCCTGCTCAGCCGGACCCTCGGCGCGCACCGGGTCGACGAGGACAAGCCCGCGGTCGACGAACTGATCCGCCTGTGCGGCAGCCTCCCCCTGGCCCTGCGCGTGGCCGCCGCGAGGCTCGCGGGCGATCCGGCGCTGCGGACGGCCGACCTGGTCGCGGAGATGACCGAGGGCAACCGACTGGACGCCCTGGAGCCGGACGGCGACGTCGGCTCTCCGCTGCGTACGGCCTTCTCTGTGTCGTACGGCGCCCTGGCACCCGGCGCGCGCCGGCTGTTCCGGCTGCTCGGCCTGTTCCCGGGAGCGGACTTCACCGCCGAGGCCGCAGCGGCCTTCCTGGACACCCCGCTGTCGCGGGCCCGCCGGCTGCTCGGCGCGCTGGCCGCGGCGCATCTGATCGAGCCGGTGACGGCGGGCCGGTACCGGTTCCACGATCTTCTGCGCGAGTACGCGGGGGAGCGGGCGCTGGCCGAGGAGACGGCGCCGGAGCGCGAGGCCGCGCTGGAAAGGGTGCTGCTCTGGTATCTGCACGCCGTTCGTGCCACCGCGGGGACGGGCCTGTTCCCGGAGCTGCCCGCCGACCTGCGGCCCGGCGAGCATCCGGGCGTACCGCCGGCCGCCGAGCCCGGACGATGGCTGGACGCGGAACGGGCGAACCTCCTCGCCGTCATCGACCACGCCGGCCGGCACGGACCTCGTCCCGTGGCCTGGTGCCTGGCCTCCGCGTTGTTCAACCAGTTCTGGATCCATCTGTCCCGGAATACCTGGCAGACCATCGCGCAGGCGGCACTGGAGGCGGCCGAGGCCGAAGGCGACCTGTTCGGACAGTCCGCGATGCACTCCAGCCTCTCGGCGACCCGCTGGGACCGGGGGCACATCCGCCAGGCGATGGAGCACGCCACCCGCGCGCTGGACATCAGCCGGGAGCTCGGCTGGGTGGCGGGCGAGGCGTCGGCACTCGGCCTCCGGGCCTTCTCGAAGTGGAGCATGTCGCGCCTCAGCAGCGCGTACGACGACCTCACCACCGGGCTGCGTCTCTTCCACGCGGTCGGCAATCCCCACTTCGAGGGGTTCGGGCTGGTCGGCCTCGGTATGGTCTGCCGGGAACTGGGCCGGTTGCGCGAGGCCGCCGGCCACCTGGAGAGTGCCCTCGGCCTCGACGAGGAGCGCACCCGCTGGGACGACGGCCCGGCCATCCAGGTGCTGGGCGGGGTGTACTGGGAACTCGGCCGTCTCACCGACGGGCTCGACCTCCTCGGCCCGGCCGTTGTCTCGGACAAGAGGGCCGGTTACCGCGACGGCCGCATGATGATGCTCAACTGCCTCGCGAAGATCAGTGTCGAACTCGGCCGCCACGAGGAGGGGTTGGAACAGGCCGAGCGAACCCTGGCCATGGTCGGGGACACGAAGCGGTACTGGATCATGCCCGGCATCCTCAACACGGTCGCCGCCGCCCACCGGGGGCTGGCGCGCCCGGACCGGGCCCTCAGGGCCGACCAGGAGGCCCTCGCCCTGGCCCGCGAGGCGGCCTTCAACCGCGGCGAGGCCGACACCCTCGTGAGCCTCGCCGTCACCCACCAGCACCTCGGTCGGCACGACAAGGCCCGCGCCCACGCCGAACAGGCCCTGCGCCTGGCCCGCGACCACTCCTTCCGCGTGGTGGAGGGCCAGGCCCTGACCGCTCTGTCCAGGACAGCCGAGGCCGAGCGGGACCGCGCCACCGCCGCCGAACTTGCCGAGCAGGCGCTGACCATCCACCGCGAGACCGGCCACCGCCTCGGCGAGGCCCGCACCCTCATGGCACTCGCCCGCCTCCACCGGACGACCGACGGCACCGCCGCCGAACTGCTGGGCCAACAGGCGCGGGCCGTCTTCGCGGACGTCGGAGTACCCGAGGAGCCGGACTTCGGGCCGCTGCGTCCCGCGGGCTGA
- a CDS encoding intradiol ring-cleavage dioxygenase — MNEAPMNETSLTDPPTRDILARRTVLVATGATAAALALGAAAPGTPTARTAGTTDTAPVAAAAVCTLTKEMTEGPYYLDGQYVRADITEGKTGFPLELALTVVDDDTCATISNALVEIWHCDALGEYSGYVGNNGHDEPDSGTFLRGGVLTDSSGVARITTVYPGWYRGRCVHIHVKVHVGVTLTSDGSFTGGTELHTGQLFFDETVTAKVGALSPYSANTVTRTTLAQDGIYDDGGAASGLLTLTALGSTPSAGYSGTLTLGVER; from the coding sequence ATGAACGAGGCCCCCATGAACGAGACCTCCCTGACCGACCCCCCGACGAGAGACATCCTCGCCCGCCGCACCGTCCTGGTCGCCACGGGCGCCACCGCCGCCGCCCTCGCCCTCGGCGCCGCAGCCCCCGGCACCCCCACCGCCCGGACGGCCGGCACCACCGACACCGCCCCCGTGGCGGCCGCGGCGGTCTGCACCCTCACCAAGGAGATGACCGAAGGCCCCTACTACCTCGACGGCCAGTACGTCCGGGCCGACATCACCGAGGGCAAGACCGGCTTCCCGCTCGAACTCGCCCTCACGGTCGTCGACGACGACACCTGCGCCACGATCAGCAACGCCCTCGTCGAGATCTGGCACTGCGACGCGCTCGGTGAGTACTCCGGCTACGTCGGCAACAACGGCCACGACGAGCCCGACAGCGGCACCTTCCTGCGCGGCGGCGTCCTCACCGACTCCAGCGGCGTCGCCCGGATCACCACGGTCTACCCGGGCTGGTACCGGGGCCGCTGTGTCCACATCCACGTGAAGGTGCACGTCGGCGTCACGCTCACCTCCGACGGCTCCTTCACCGGCGGCACCGAACTCCACACCGGCCAGCTCTTCTTCGACGAGACGGTCACCGCCAAGGTCGGCGCGCTCTCGCCGTACTCGGCCAACACGGTCACCCGCACCACCCTCGCCCAGGACGGGATCTACGACGACGGCGGCGCCGCGTCCGGCCTCCTGACCCTGACCGCCCTGGGCAGCACCCCCTCCGCCGGCTACTCCGGCACCCTGACGCTCGGCGTCGAACGCTGA
- a CDS encoding DUF4360 domain-containing protein, with the protein MASGLLLGGAVAALVTAAVPAHNPSGGFVDPPPDKIVINVATVNGSGCPAGTAAVAVSEDNTAFTVTYSDYLAQVGGNSDPTAFRKNCQLNLIVHVPQGFTYAIAEADYRGFASLQAGASGVQRASYYFQGSSQTAFKTHTFPGAYNDNWQATDTTDWAQLVWAPCGVQRNFNINTEVRVNAGTSSPSKVSFMTMDSTDGDISTVYHMAWKECPGN; encoded by the coding sequence ATGGCAAGTGGACTGCTTCTGGGTGGCGCCGTCGCCGCCCTCGTGACCGCGGCGGTGCCCGCGCACAACCCGTCCGGCGGGTTCGTCGACCCGCCCCCGGACAAGATCGTCATCAATGTCGCCACGGTGAACGGCTCCGGCTGTCCCGCGGGCACGGCGGCCGTCGCCGTCTCCGAGGACAACACCGCGTTCACGGTCACCTACAGCGACTACCTCGCCCAGGTCGGCGGCAACTCCGACCCCACGGCGTTCCGCAAGAACTGCCAGCTCAACCTGATCGTCCATGTCCCCCAGGGCTTCACGTACGCCATCGCCGAGGCGGACTACCGGGGCTTCGCCTCGCTCCAGGCCGGCGCGAGCGGCGTCCAGCGGGCCTCGTACTACTTCCAGGGCTCCTCGCAGACGGCCTTCAAGACCCACACCTTCCCCGGCGCCTACAACGACAACTGGCAGGCGACCGACACCACGGACTGGGCCCAACTGGTGTGGGCGCCCTGCGGAGTCCAGCGCAACTTCAACATCAACACCGAGGTCCGGGTGAACGCGGGCACCTCCTCGCCGTCCAAGGTCAGCTTCATGACGATGGACTCGACCGACGGCGACATCAGCACCGTGTACCACATGGCGTGGAAGGAGTGCCCCGGCAACTGA
- a CDS encoding RrF2 family transcriptional regulator: MRISARADYAVRAVLELAVRQDAEPVKAEAIALVQDIPHKFLEGILGDLRRGGIVDSRRGGGGGYRLAREASAITVADVIRAVDGPIVSVRGERPTGLEYTGSAQPLLPLWIALRANVRKILEGVTIADIAGDALPEPVQQLAAEPAAWENP, encoded by the coding sequence ATGAGGATCTCTGCACGGGCGGACTACGCGGTACGGGCGGTGCTGGAGCTTGCCGTGAGGCAGGACGCGGAGCCGGTGAAGGCCGAGGCCATCGCCCTGGTCCAGGACATTCCGCACAAGTTCCTGGAGGGGATTCTCGGCGACCTGAGGCGCGGTGGGATCGTCGACAGCAGGCGTGGCGGGGGCGGCGGTTACCGGCTCGCCCGGGAGGCCTCGGCCATCACCGTCGCGGACGTCATCCGCGCGGTCGACGGGCCGATCGTGTCGGTGCGCGGCGAGCGTCCCACCGGTCTGGAGTACACCGGCTCCGCACAGCCGCTGCTCCCGCTGTGGATCGCCCTGCGGGCCAATGTCCGCAAGATCCTCGAGGGCGTCACCATCGCCGACATCGCGGGCGACGCGCTCCCGGAGCCGGTCCAGCAGCTCGCGGCCGAACCGGCGGCGTGGGAGAACCCCTGA